One Candida dubliniensis CD36 chromosome 1, complete sequence genomic region harbors:
- a CDS encoding carboxyl methyl transferase, putative (Similar to S. cerevisiae PPM2;~Similar to C. albicans PPM2) gives MTSTPKLDANQLARQRKKLEKDRRKKVYDDQQVQGTNNSSIVSKRSVEKLYTQVLQPELGEWFQYFVPKGKRRSPAINRGYWIRMESIRQMVIRIIKANDSNMLVNVVNLGCGFDPLAFQLLSLFKNQYNLNFIDIDYPDLVKNKYNMIQQSDEIKRLIGDQSSKSSDLYVMETDTYQLVGCDLKDLAHYKEILPKLVSRNVESYPISINIFIAEVSLAYMKPQFANPVIEVSSQVNNSHFLILEQIMPDGATNAFATKMLYHFQHLRSPIQCVETYPTEQLQVERFKQYYQYVEIKNLYENWKFLIYYQMKKNISTIEEFDEWEEFIMFCQHYVIVHATNMDQLIYKEDINEEQKNKDAVVDMSFDSLVAFSYDDRFNDEQLQLKFPAIAFFKDKIYVNGGLKQTRNDENLEVDLQRGEITKLDKPEILPTARMCHTLTNLGQNLILIGGRSRPGVFFKDVYLFDTAKKWTRLADLPIGRSRHATVKISDDQVLIFGGLDASSPATEDGLFLLYNINTNSYKTLRPTGDNKDNCIKNLQSACMIYDGKQGYIFGGMEDTNIPIVNSKLYRFELIGENSISINNVFEHGLLKRIGSKAQILGNGDKLLVVGGVSPDQLFTKTTNIVTLDLNNFTFKLVEIPIEIREKVPPIFIGFELVQINNKVSYIIGGGAVCYSFGSCYNSVYKLEY, from the coding sequence ATGACTAGTACACCAAAACTAGATGCTAACCAATTAGCAAGACAACGgaagaaattagaaaagGATCGAAGGAAGAAAGTTTATGATGATCAACAAGTTCAAGGTACCAACAACTCATCAATAGTCTCGAAACGTAGTGTGGAAAAGTTATATACCCAAGTTTTGCAACCTGAGCTTGGAGAATGgtttcaatattttgtCCCCAAGGGTAAAAGACGATCACCAGCTATAAATCGAGGATATTGGATTAGAATGGAACTGATTCGACAAATGGTTATAAGGATAATCAAGGCTAATGATCTGAATATGTTGGTAAATGTTGTTAATTTAGGGTGTGGATTTGATCCATTGGCATTTCAATTGTTATCACttttcaaaaatcaatataatttgaaCTTTATTGACATTGATTACCCAGATTTGGTCAAGAATAAGTATAATATGATTCAACAATCAGATGAAATTAAACGGCTCATAGGTGATCAAAGCAGCAAATCCAGTGATTTATATGTAATGGAAACCGATACTTATCAATTAGTTGGATGTGACTTGAAAGATTTGGCACATTATAAAGAAATACTACCGAAACTAGTGTCACGTAATGTTGAATCATACCctatatcaattaatatatttattgcTGAAGTTTCATTAGCATATATGAAACCTCAGTTTGCTAACCCGGTAATTGAAGTATCGAGTCAAGTAAACAATAGTCATTTTTTAATACTTGAACAAATCATGCCAGATGGTGCCACCAATGCCTTTGCCACAAAAATGTTGTATCATTTCCAACATTTAAGAAGTCCTATTCAATGTGTAGAAACATATCCCACTGAGCAACTACAAGTGGAACGATTTAAACAGTATTATCAATATGTTGAAATTAAGAACTTGTAtgaaaattggaaatttttgatataCTAccaaatgaagaagaatatatccacaattgaagaatttgacGAATGGGAAGAGTTTATTATGTTTTGCCAACATTACGTGATTGTGCATGCTACTAATATGGACCAATTGATATATAAAGAAGATATTAACGAGgaacaaaagaataaagACGCTGTTGTGGACATGAGTTTTGATTCCTTGGTCGCATTTTCTTACGACGATAGGTTCAATGATGAACAATTGCAATTGAAATTCCCAGCTATTGCATTCTTTAAAGATAAGATTTATGTTAATGGTGGGTTAAAGCAAACTCgaaatgatgaaaatttgGAAGTTGATTTACAAAGAGGGGAAATTACCAAATTGGATAAACCCGAGATTTTACCGACGGCAAGGATGTGCCATACATTAACCAATTTAGGTCAGAACCTTATTTTAATTGGAGGAAGATCTCGACCAGGGGTATTTTTCAAAGACGTGTATCTTTTTGATACAGCTAAGAAATGGACAAGATTGGCTGATTTACCAATTGGTCGTTCAAGACATGCAACTGTGAAGATCAGTGATGATCAAGTTTTAATATTTGGAGGACTTGACGCATCATCACCAGCTACTGAAGACGGattgtttcttttataCAACATCAATACAAATTCTTACAAGACCCTCAGACCTACTGGtgataataaagataattGTATAAAAAATCTACAAAGTGCATGTATGATCTACGATGGGAAACAGGGGTATATTTTTGGTGGGATGGAAGACACTAACATACCAATTGTCAATTCCAAATTATATCGATTTGAGCTTATTGGTGAAAATAGTATATCCATCAACAATGTGTTTGAACATGGTCttttaaaaagaattggCAGCAAAGCTCAGATACTTGGAAATGGCGATAAATTGTTAGTAGTAGGTGGAGTTTCACCAGATCAACTCTTCACTAAAACCACCAATATTGTGACATtagatttgaataattttaCGTTCAAATTAGTCGAAATACCGATTGAAATAAGAGAAAAGGTCCCACCAATTTTCATTGGATTTGAATTAGttcaaattaataataaagtaTCGTACATCATTGGCGGTGGTGCTGTTTGTTATTCATTTGGTAGTTGTTACAATAGTGTATATAAATTAGAATATTAA
- a CDS encoding exosome complex component RRP40 (Similar to C. albicans RRP40;~Similar to S. cerevisiae RRP40), giving the protein MSETIILPGDKLPIDEDISTVKTTIGPGIYKKPKTQELIPSTAGILHYERTKSSSSSSQQLIYIESNSKRYIPHTNDYVIGVITGAIGESYKVSLQAYSTPVLLSFWAFPNASKKNRPNLKNGQAVYARVSQDIPEIETELECIDPTSGKEGGFGVLDESGYIFDVHLNFARELLFNPKTIFLEMLATRCQFEIAIGINGKIWIKCGNGVQKEINDGGNNNNNNNNNNNNNKNQDQGEDQEMADASEENLKDLKSTLAAATFLTRCQFVTQDKLKQELNNAFRDI; this is encoded by the coding sequence ATGTCagaaacaataattttaCCTGGAGATAAACTCCCTATAGATGAGGATATATCTACCGTGAAAACCACTATTGGACCTGGTATTTATAAAAAGCCGAAAACTCAAGAATTGATTCCATCAACCGCAGGGATATTACATTATGAGCGAACAaagtcatcatcatcatcatcacaaCAACTAATCTATATTGAATCTAATTCGAAAAGATATATTCCTCATACAAATGATTATGTCATTGGAGTAATTACGGGGGCAATAGGTGAGAGTTATAAAGTTTCCTTGCAAGCGTATTCTACACCAGTATTGTTGTCATTTTGGGCATTCCCGAATGCTAGTAAGAAAAACCGTCCTAATTTGAAGAATGGTCAAGCTGTGTATGCAAGAGTGAGTCAAGATATACCCGAGATTGAAACTGAGCTAGAATGTATTGATCCAACTAGTGGTAAGGAAGGAGGGTTTGGAGTGTTGGATGAATCAGgatatatatttgatgttcatttgaattttgctcgtgaattattattcaatcCAAAAACTATATTTTTGGAAATGTTAGCTACAAGATGTCAATTTGAAATAGCTATTGGAATCAATGGAAAGATTTGGATTAAATGTGGCAATGGTGTGCAAAAGGAAATCAATGATggtggtaataataataataataataataataataataataataataagaatcaAGATCAAGGTGAAGATCAAGAAATGGCTGATGCAAGTGAAGAGaatttaaaagatttgaaaagtACATTAGCAGCAGCTACATTTTTAACTCGATGTCAATTTGTAACACAAGATAAATTAAAGCAAGAGTTGAATAATGCATTCCGAGATATTTAA
- a CDS encoding meiosis-specific HOP1-related protein, putative (Similar to S. cerevisiae HOP1;~Similar to C. albicans HOP1), producing the protein MTRCIFATICLHLQLPYFIFTTRIFKCEKQNTNTTLFFAKQETIMDQTRSESESHRLIQELIAVSLYCISYLRDLFPEDYYYDCKYYDTAEPSSDSNFILTKKLQQKGNNEINMFINYIDKGINEAIKLEYLKGVSFEIFLSKVQPELICESYLFTINYLSQQVSLNDAVSFQATTNTIIQSISGIIKRLILLTQTFDRLPDKKYFAIRLLFNESCPVSYQPPYFQDTTYAKPSSITVEQEYSGLEIGQINAYTNCVKMNILVETCKMENCNSIDPFDLVDKQKYQCEALSSCDVDLDEYLDHPNTIEVQISEPKTGTFDIVNCRKCNASIYPVAYGYDKSFKNSITCFKCLLQNRFDDNLGILMSIRLLWQFYMMNEFPSFEKSKELIQLVHTGSIVHVFNKMFSDKLLVVTNKAMFRPNTVDFIAGCGSFIPAMEGIVANDGKQLQKYSEYFVSFVPRMCTFPSFFAYDKKLDSLYFPNYLVQRADFVLSNLRKFKAGSPGRHIVRSSSSSVSSQLSKTNSKSGTIRKLKSGCPAPGRGRGRCRGRPSLGWKNNTSVSQNSKTPSSLKPSLYQSGSVYSQSNSIIESTNDMTPLQLNEDSSPTTVVECSTQNISETLDDLSFEESLQYLSQSQEVQIVKCKQQQQQEQQYYPQKSYQKKKRARKQTYI; encoded by the coding sequence ATGACGAGGTGTATTTTTGCAACCATTTGTTTACATCTTCAATTGCcgtatttcatttttacaaccagaatttttaaatgtGAAAAACAGAATACAAATACTACACTTTTCTTTGCTAAACAAGAGACAATAATGGATCAAACAAGGTCTGAGAGTGAATCACACAGACTAATTCAAGAGTTGATTGCAGTTTCGTTGTACTGTATTAGTTACTTAAGAGACCTTTTTCCTGAAGATTACTATTACGATTGCAAGTATTATGATACAGCAGAGCCAAGTTCAGACtccaattttattttaactAAAAAATTACAGCAAAAAGGcaataatgaaataaatatgTTCATAAACTATATTGACAAAGGAATTAACGAAGCTATCAAATTGGAATATCTAAAAGGTGTACTGTTTGAAATATTCTTATCAAAAGTGCAGCCAGAGCTCATTTGTGAAAGCTACTTATTTACAATCAACTACTTGAGCCAACAAGTGTCACTAAATGACGCAGTATCTTTTCAGGCAACTACAAATACTATAATCCAAAGCATTCTGggaattattaaaagattGATTTTGCTAACACAAACATTTGATAGACTACCAgacaaaaaatattttgcGATCAGATTGTTGTTTAACGAGTCTTGTCCAGTTCTGTATCAACCACCATATTTTCAAGATACTACTTATGCAAAACCCAGTTCAATAACTGTTGAACAAGAATACAGTGGGTTAGAAATTGGTCAAATAAACGCTTACACTAATTGTGTCaaaatgaatattttggtTGAAACTTGTAAAATGGAAAACTGTAATAGTATTGATCCCTTCGACTTGGTtgacaaacaaaaataccAGTGTGAGGCTCTTTCATCTTGTGACGTTGATTTGGATGAATATTTAGACCATCCAAATACTATTGAGGTACAAATTCTGGAACCAAAAACAGGCACATTTGACATTGTCAATTGTCGAAAGTGTAATGCTAGTATTTATCCAGTTGCTTATGGGTATGATAAGTCATTCAAAAATTCCATCACTTGCTTCAAGTGTTTATTGCAAAATAGATTTGATGACAATTTGGGTATCTTAATGAGCATACGATTATTATGGCAATTTTATATGATGAATGAATTCCCATCTTTTGAAAAGTCAAAGGAATTGATACAGTTGGTTCATACTGGTTCAATTGTCCAtgttttcaacaaaatgtTTAGTGACAAATTACTTGTTGTCACAAATAAAGCAATGTTCCGTCCCAACACCGTGGACTTTATTGCAGGATGTGGAAGCTTTATTCCTGCTATGGAAGGCATTGTTGCCAATGATGGTAAGcaattacaaaaatattctgaatattttgtttcatttgttCCCAGGATGTGCACCTTCCCGTCATTCTTTGCATACGACAAAAAACTCGATTCACTTTATTTCCCGAATTATTTGGTCCAACGAGctgattttgttttgagTAACTTGCGGAAATTCAAAGCTGGTAGTCCTGGCAGACATATCGTAagatcatcatcatcatcagtgTCACTGCAGTTGTCAAAgacaaattcaaaatctgGCACCATTCGCAAATTAAAAAGTGGTTGCCCAGCCCCTGGCCGTGGCCGTGGTCGTTGTCGTGGTCGTCCCTCATTGGGCTGGAAAAACAATACCTCTGTCTCACAAAACTCAAAGACTCCCTCTCTGTTGAAGCCAAGTTTGTATCAAAGTGGATCTGTTTATTCTCAGTCCAATAGCATAATTGAAAGTACTAATGATATGACACCATTGCAGTTGAATGAAGACAGTTCTCCAACGACTGTAGTAGAGTGCTCCACACAAAATATTTCTGAAACCCTTGACGATTTATCTTTTGAAGAATCATTACAATACTTGTCTCAGTCACAAGAAGTTCAGATTGTAAAGTGcaaacaacagcaacaacaagaacaacaatacTATCCCCAAAAATCTTaccagaagaaaaagagggCAAGAAAACAAACTTATATTTGA
- a CDS encoding flavin-dependent monooxygenase, putative (Similar to S. cerevisiae FMO1): MTKEQIDGPRFKRIAVIGGGPTGLAAVKALSLEPAEFSRIDLFERRDRLGGLWYHYGDKSLVKPEIPNVSPSQQEITSDNATPADEYFSAIYEYMETNIVHQIMEYSGVDFPVNSKKYPTRSQVLEYIDDYIRSIPKGVAKINLNSNVVSLEKVNEIWHIEIEDTVKKTCVKLEYDAVIIANGHFSNPYIPDVPGLSSWNEHYPNTITHSKYYESPGKFRNKRVLVVGNSASGVDISIQLSVCAKDIFVSIRDQEKPHFEDGFCQYIGLIEEYNYGTRSVRTTDGLVVSEIDYVIFFTGYLYAIPFLKSEKTITDGFQVYDLYKQIFNVYDPSLTFLALLRDVIPMPISESQAALIARVYSGRYKLPPTREMERDYLSELKEKGKGGKFHNYKYPQDVAYCQMLQNLIDEQGVRTPGLVAPIWDESLIKKRSETKAEKNARLENVVEHVKRLRAEGKDFSLLE; the protein is encoded by the coding sequence ATGACaaaagaacaaattgatGGACCACGTTTTAAACGTATAGCAGTGATAGGGGGTGGACCTACTGGATTGGCTGCTGTTAAAGCATTAAGCTTGGAGCCTGCTGAGTTTTCACGTATTGACCTTTTCGAAAGAAGAGACCGATTAGGCGGGTTATGGTATCATTACGGAGACAAGTCATTAGTTAAGCCTGAAATTCCTAACGTTTCTCCTTCACAACAAGAGATCACTTCTGACAACGCAACACCAGCTGACGAATATTTTTCAGCAATTTATGAATATATGGAAACTAATATTGTGCACCAAATTATGGAGTATTCTGGTGTGGATTTTCCTGTCAATTCGAAAAAATACCCGACCAGATCCCAAGTTCTAGAATATATCGATGATTACATCAGATCGATTCCCAAAGGAGTAGctaaaattaatttgaaCTCAAATGTGGTATCATTGGAAAAAGTCAACGAGATTTGGCATAtagaaattgaagataCAGTTAAGAAAACTTGTGTTAAGTTGGAATATGATGCGGTAATTATTGCCAATGGGCATTTTAGTAACCCATATATACCTGATGTGCCTGGGTTGTCATCTTGGAATGAGCATTATCCAAATACAATCACCCATTCCAAATATTATGAGTCGCCTGGCAAATTTAGAAACAAACGTGTTTTGGTGGTTGGGAACTCAGCAAGTGGGGTAGATATTTCTATACAATTGAGTGTCTGTGCCAAAGACATTTTTGTTTCCATAAGAGATCAAGAAAAACCGCATTTTGAAGACGGGTTTTGCCAGTATATTGGACTCATTGAAGAATACAATTATGGAACTCGGTCGGTACGAACAACAGATGGGCTAGTGGTTAGTGAGATTGATTACGTGATATTTTTTACTGGATATTTGTATGCTATCCCATTTTTGAAACTGGAAAAAACTATTACAGATGGATTTCAAGTATACGACTTGTATAAGCAAATTTTCAACGTTTACGATCCATCCCTCACATTTTTGGCTCTATTACGTGATGTGATTCCAATGCCAATATCCGAGTCTCAGGCTGCATTAATTGCCAGAGTTTATAGTGGAAGATATAAATTACCACCCACAAGAGAGATGGAGAGAGATTATCTACTGGAATTGAAGGAAAAGGGGAAGGGTGgaaaatttcataattACAAATATCCACAAGATGTTGCATATTGCCAAATGTTACAGAATCTTATTGATGAGCAAGGTGTGCGTACCCCTGGGTTAGTGGCACCTATTTGGGATGAATCGTTGATTAAAAAGAGGAGTGAAACTAAGGCTGAGAAAAATGCACGATTAGAAAATGTGGTTGAGCACGTTAAACGCTTAAGAGCAGAAGGAAAAGACTTTTCTTTATTAGAATAG
- a CDS encoding multidrug-resistance genes transcriptional activator, putative (In S. cerevisiae: interacts with a PDRE (pleotropic drug resistance element) in vitro;~Similar to C. albicans STB5;~Similar to S. cerevisiae STB5) translates to MRPTDSIVSKFRVQKPTSNLANNPAVLRHPENMPKLTSCLRCRKLKKKCDKSTPHCVNCENANEECTYVKRKPRQSKNGKVTVSESTLDPPSPMVSETFTGFSYLNQSQPNDLFRHIQAASTSTSTTTSAAASAAAVPPPTTNTSESLSSSRSHTPPILNSIDARAPNFHSYPKQISKVLISAVGIKTNSNVSIIPPIVDKDLLTSIIGSFMQHNYRICPVIHKKEFLENFQKLFKEDGIVDLDSHHDPYELYMVLAVGSTGLERTGIISRDKKLSEYFVSMALSHVHNNLSTNSLINVRNLSLLALYSFFNPAEYTSWEIMGKLTRLAIHLGMNHKISDQDARNLSAKEIEMRSRLFWSVYNIDRLSSVSLGRPVALQDDDINVPFPQVLEEDETEDIAVNRLVINLRRLEGRILRRVHSVNIYKNFINKDKSQEEVCQEILSDLRKEIEDWYYQVKSVDNANTSVRQSVSFHLSVPWYTARYNHLLILLYRPSYLNPRPAQDLLDILGKSCLETLSYTYKLFKAKLLPLNWTTLYRFLMVCTTILYCLCKWAIDLMESKTEICYCIEIFQAFGSDWIVAKKCAEVFRKIENKLLEITLSDGHVSDMDNLSKELLGASSSYHEILNVHSVDLCIDTDFMYNF, encoded by the coding sequence ATGAGGCCAACAGATTCCATAGTTTCCAAGTTTAGAGTGCAAAAACCCACGTCAAATCTTGCTAATAATCCAGCTGTTCTAAGACACCCTGAGAATATGCCAAAGTTAACAAGTTGTCTAAGGTGTAggaaattaaagaaaaaatgtgACAAGAGCACCCCACATTGTGTGAATTGTGAGAATGCAAATGAAGAATGTACCTATGTAAAACGGAAACCAAGGCAAAGCAAGAATGGCAAGGTAACGGTCCTGGAATCTACTTTAGATCCTCCTTCGCCAATGGTGAGTGAAACGTTTACAGGTTTTTCGTATCTTAATCAATCCCAACCTAATGATTTGTTTAGACACATACAAGCAGCAAGCACGAGCACGAGCACCACTACATCAGCAGCAGCatcagcagcagcagtaccaccaccaactaCAAATACGAGCGAATCCTTGTCGTCATCTCGGTCTCATACACCACCAATATTAAATTCGATTGATGCTAGAGCTCCCAATTTCCATTCGTACCCGAAACAAATATCTAAAGTGCTAATTAGTGCTGTGGGTATTAAGACTAATTCTAATGTGAGTATCATCCCACCAATAGTAGATAAAGATTTGTTAACATCAATTATCGGTCTGTTCATGCAGCACAACTATCGAATATGTCCAGTGATTCACAAGAAAGAATTTTTGGagaattttcaaaaattgttcaaaGAAGATGGAATCGTAGATTTAGATTCTCATCATGATCCTTATGAATTGTATATGGTATTGGCTGTTGGAAGCACTGGTTTGGAACGTACAGGGATTATTAGCAGAGACAAGAAATTATCTGAATATTTTGTGTCGATGGCCCTATCCCATGTTCATAACAACTTATCCACAAATAGTCTAATTAATGTGAGAAATTTAAGTTTGCTTGcattatattcatttttcaatccaGCTGAATATACATCTTGGGAGATCATGGGCAAATTGACAAGACTAGCTATTCATTTAGGAATGAATCACAAGATTCTGGATCAAGATGCAAGAAACCTATCTGccaaagaaattgaaatgagATCAAGATTATTTTGGTCAGTCTATAATATTGATCGGTTGAGTTCTGTTTCGCTTGGAAGACCAGTTGCTCTTcaagatgatgatataaATGTCCCCTTCCCTCAAGTTTTAGAAGAAGACGAGACAGAGGATATTGCTGTTAACAGATTAGTGATCAATTTGCGTAGATTGGAAGGGAGAATTTTGAGAAGAGTCCATTCTGTaaatatttacaagaattttatcaacaagGATAAACTGCAAGAAGAAGTTTGTCAGGAAATATTATCGGATTTGCGTAaggaaattgaagattgGTATTATCAGGTCAAATCTGTCGATAATGCCAACACATCTGTCAGGCAGTCggtttcttttcatttacTGGTTCCTTGGTATACTGCGAGATATAATCATTTGTTAATTCTTTTGTATCGTCCTTCTTATTTGAATCCAAGACCGGCTCAGGATTTACTTGATATTCTCGGCAAGTCGTGTTTAGAAACATTGTCGTACACTTATAAGTTGTTCAAGGCTAAGCTTTTACCATTGAATTGGACCACCTTGTATCGTTTTTTGATGGTATGCACCACAATCCTCTATTGTTTGTGTAAATGGGCAATAGATCTTATGGAGTCGAAAACAGAAATTTGCTACtgtattgaaatttttcaagCATTTGGAAGTGATTGGATAGTTGCAAAGAAGTGTGCTGAGGTgtttagaaaaattgaaaacaagtTGCTAGAAATTACTTTATCAGATGGTCATGTTAGTGATATGGACAATTTGTCCAAGGAACTATTAGGTGCAAGTTCATCTTATCATGAGATATTGAATGTTCATTCAGTTGATTTATGTATCGATACTGATTTCATGTACAATTTTTGA